A genomic region of Trichothermofontia sichuanensis B231 contains the following coding sequences:
- a CDS encoding NAD(P)/FAD-dependent oxidoreductase, producing MQEVLYLEIPTPDTVAVRDWLQQHFAPQGTEQWLKVSTPTGIRLQRSRSVSAGESLPTMPPAAEATEATDASLPEEVAIFVWSLQRTTYLKAFRWAERSLPGERQMLAQLTQALRQQFPHHYPEPPAIDLSQQSIFEALAAHYPKTVEYFRKFPNGEYGLTRAYWWEQRWREGVRNPQSPRQVVFSQAQPLSTTAPTYDLIYIGGALGVIHAAAMAQLGYRVLLIERMPFGRMNREWNISRDEFQRLIDLGLFTAAEFESVIAREYIDGFHKFFDANNPPQAKAPILHTPTVLNIAVNSDKLIQLCGEKLRAAGGEIWDETEFERVDVDPTQVTVQTRHLGTQAVRSAQGRLLVDAMGTASPIAWQLNNGRAFDSVCPTVGAVFSGLEPEVWDSRYGDVLNSHGDISRGRQLIWELFPVEGEDLTVYLFHYHQIHPDNPGSLLEMYEDFFTIFPEYRRCDLDKLTWKKPTFGYIPGYFTTSERDRQVAFDRLIAIGDAASLQSPLIFTGFGSLVRNLGRLTDLLDTALKHDLLSAKHLNQIRAYQSNLSVTWLFSKGMMVPTGKFLPPERINAMLNTFFGILANTDPQVAERFMKDQIDWWTFNRLALTAASQNPAMLLWIWELAGPQDMLRWLKSYWDFTVFALLSWCFGWLPGLTRRVRSWLEPRNPSLWFWLLTQSYRLTSGMGQPPIGRFSDRDRPNSNPSTPPIGREPSPVTGNPPETR from the coding sequence ATGCAAGAAGTTCTCTACCTGGAAATCCCGACCCCTGATACGGTTGCTGTGCGTGACTGGCTCCAGCAGCACTTCGCGCCCCAGGGGACTGAGCAATGGTTGAAAGTATCAACCCCAACGGGGATTCGCTTACAACGTTCGCGCAGCGTCTCTGCAGGGGAATCGCTGCCCACGATGCCGCCAGCGGCTGAAGCAACTGAAGCTACGGATGCCTCGCTGCCGGAGGAAGTCGCAATTTTTGTCTGGTCGTTGCAACGGACGACCTATCTCAAAGCCTTTCGTTGGGCGGAGCGCTCTCTGCCCGGTGAACGTCAGATGTTGGCCCAGCTAACCCAGGCCCTCCGGCAACAGTTTCCCCACCACTATCCGGAACCGCCCGCGATCGATCTGAGCCAGCAATCCATCTTTGAGGCCCTAGCGGCCCACTATCCCAAGACGGTCGAGTATTTCCGCAAATTTCCCAATGGGGAGTATGGCCTCACCCGTGCCTACTGGTGGGAGCAACGCTGGCGGGAAGGGGTACGCAATCCGCAATCGCCCCGCCAGGTAGTCTTCTCCCAGGCGCAACCGTTGAGTACCACGGCCCCAACCTACGACTTGATCTATATTGGCGGTGCTTTGGGGGTGATCCATGCGGCAGCGATGGCCCAGTTAGGCTATCGGGTGTTGTTGATCGAACGGATGCCGTTTGGGCGGATGAACCGGGAATGGAATATCTCCAGGGATGAGTTCCAGCGGTTGATTGACCTGGGTTTATTCACGGCGGCGGAGTTTGAGAGCGTGATTGCCCGTGAATATATTGATGGCTTCCATAAGTTCTTTGATGCCAATAATCCCCCCCAGGCGAAAGCCCCAATTTTGCACACGCCAACGGTGTTGAATATTGCCGTTAATTCCGACAAGTTAATCCAACTCTGTGGGGAGAAACTGCGGGCAGCGGGGGGAGAAATCTGGGATGAAACGGAGTTTGAACGGGTGGATGTTGATCCGACTCAAGTCACAGTGCAAACTCGGCATTTAGGCACGCAGGCAGTGCGATCGGCCCAGGGGCGGCTGTTGGTAGATGCAATGGGTACGGCGTCCCCGATCGCTTGGCAATTAAACAATGGCCGTGCCTTTGATAGCGTTTGTCCGACAGTAGGCGCAGTGTTCAGTGGTCTGGAGCCGGAGGTGTGGGATAGCCGCTATGGGGATGTGTTGAATAGTCATGGGGATATTTCCCGTGGCCGCCAGTTAATTTGGGAACTGTTCCCGGTCGAGGGTGAGGATTTAACGGTTTATCTATTCCATTATCACCAAATCCACCCCGATAATCCCGGCTCGTTGCTGGAAATGTATGAGGACTTTTTTACAATTTTCCCGGAATATCGTCGCTGCGATCTGGACAAATTAACCTGGAAGAAACCGACATTTGGCTATATTCCGGGTTACTTCACCACTAGTGAACGCGATCGCCAGGTGGCGTTCGATCGGCTGATCGCGATCGGGGATGCGGCTTCCTTGCAATCACCCTTAATTTTCACCGGCTTTGGCTCCCTCGTCCGTAATTTGGGACGGCTGACCGATTTGTTGGATACGGCATTGAAACATGATCTGCTCAGCGCTAAACATTTAAATCAAATTCGGGCTTACCAGAGTAATCTGTCGGTGACCTGGCTATTCTCGAAGGGGATGATGGTGCCCACGGGGAAATTTCTGCCGCCGGAACGGATTAACGCCATGCTCAACACGTTCTTTGGCATTTTGGCAAACACCGATCCCCAGGTGGCCGAACGGTTCATGAAGGATCAAATTGACTGGTGGACATTCAATCGGTTGGCGCTGACTGCCGCGAGTCAAAATCCGGCGATGTTGCTGTGGATTTGGGAGCTGGCGGGTCCCCAGGATATGCTGCGCTGGCTTAAGAGTTATTGGGATTTTACAGTCTTTGCCCTGCTGAGTTGGTGCTTTGGCTGGCTACCGGGATTGACGCGGCGAGTGCGATCGTGGCTCGAACCCCGTAATCCCTCGCTCTGGTTCTGGTTGCTCACGCAAAGCTATCGCTTGACCAGTGGCATGGGCCAACCGCCGATCGGTCGGTTTTCGGATCGCGATCGGCCTAACTCCAACCCATCTACACCGCCCATAGGCCGTGAACCCAGTCCGGTAACCGGAAATCCGCCGGAAACCCGCTAA
- a CDS encoding DNA double-strand break repair nuclease NurA, which translates to MLDLTKLAQQLQGLSQHLSQEATAAQKRLDFALQFLQQASDRQPALVQTHQDWRDRLAFTAAVPVEPLTTQVEIQPPPSSHTVIATDGSQIAPSHHEIAYCYLLNIGRVVLHYGQNRQPLLDSLPEVFYRSEDLYLSRQWGIRTEEWMGHRRTVSETTVLAELATALTQVDPAQGVGVDDRATDSDDDRTLNTTEQTVKTSHTRMPPLLAMVDGSLIYWFLDPLPAEARSLILPPILRAWEQLRQQRVPLIGYLSASRSGESTNFLRLQACPYPTPDCFKHCYREGEPSASEPHRQLSLPLKQPPPCHCFDPLRDTALWAARLKPGHRGPLWRSSARILEQYGNQAIYFCYVHVGTEIARIECPAWVAEETDLLETALSLTIAQVQKGYGYPVALAEAHHQAVVRGSDRSRFFALLEQEMIRAGLKNVGTSYKETRKRGSIA; encoded by the coding sequence ATGCTTGACCTGACCAAACTGGCGCAGCAACTTCAGGGCCTCAGCCAACACCTGTCCCAGGAGGCTACCGCTGCCCAGAAACGTCTGGACTTCGCGCTACAATTCCTACAACAGGCCAGCGATCGCCAACCGGCCCTAGTCCAAACCCATCAAGATTGGCGCGATCGCCTTGCCTTCACCGCTGCTGTCCCCGTGGAACCGTTAACCACCCAGGTCGAGATTCAGCCCCCACCCTCTAGCCATACGGTCATCGCCACCGATGGTTCCCAGATCGCCCCCAGCCACCACGAGATCGCCTATTGTTATTTACTCAACATTGGCCGAGTGGTGTTGCACTATGGCCAAAACCGTCAACCCTTATTAGATAGCCTACCGGAGGTGTTTTACCGGTCCGAAGACTTATATCTCTCGCGCCAGTGGGGGATTCGCACGGAAGAATGGATGGGCCATCGCCGCACGGTATCCGAAACCACGGTGTTGGCCGAGTTGGCCACCGCCTTGACACAGGTTGATCCAGCGCAGGGAGTAGGTGTGGACGATCGGGCCACTGATTCGGACGACGATCGCACCCTCAACACGACAGAGCAAACGGTTAAAACCAGCCACACGAGAATGCCCCCCCTACTGGCAATGGTGGATGGTTCCCTGATCTACTGGTTTTTGGACCCACTGCCTGCCGAAGCCCGGTCCCTGATTTTGCCGCCGATCCTGCGGGCCTGGGAGCAATTACGCCAGCAACGAGTTCCCCTCATTGGCTACCTGAGTGCTTCCCGCAGTGGCGAAAGTACGAATTTCCTCCGCCTGCAAGCCTGTCCCTATCCTACCCCAGATTGTTTCAAACACTGTTACCGAGAAGGGGAACCATCGGCCTCGGAGCCTCATCGCCAATTGTCCCTCCCGCTCAAGCAACCACCCCCCTGCCATTGTTTTGATCCCCTGCGGGATACGGCCCTCTGGGCTGCCCGCCTCAAACCGGGACACCGGGGACCACTGTGGCGCAGTTCGGCCCGGATTCTAGAGCAATATGGCAACCAGGCGATTTATTTTTGTTATGTCCACGTCGGCACGGAAATCGCCCGAATTGAATGTCCCGCCTGGGTGGCTGAGGAGACCGACTTATTAGAGACGGCCCTGAGTTTGACGATCGCCCAAGTGCAAAAGGGCTATGGTTATCCCGTGGCCCTAGCCGAAGCCCATCATCAGGCAGTGGTACGAGGGAGCGATCGGAGTCGCTTTTTTGCGCTCTTGGAGCAGGAAATGATTCGAGCCGGGTTAAAAAACGTGGGTACGTCTTACAAAGAAACCCGCAAGCGCGGCAGTATTGCCTAG
- a CDS encoding sigma-70 family RNA polymerase sigma factor, whose translation MPDVDDIRVYLREIGKVPLLSPEQEIALGKQVQAMMPLLALEQPTAEQQNIIRHGQRAKAQMVQANLRLVVAVAKKYQRRGLELLDLIQEGNLGLSRAVEKFDPTKGYRFSTYAYWWIRQAMTRSIAQQSRTIRLPVHITEKLNRIKSMSRQLSQQLGRKPTITELATALAVDRQEIEKLIEHHRRARPVSLDLRVGTERDTQLGELLESTQPLPDEVTDLILVQDQIALLLEILTEREREVVIARFGLQDGERRSLAEIGELLHLSRERVRQLERSALNKLRRQFPKQMQHCLGLVG comes from the coding sequence ATGCCTGACGTTGATGATATTCGAGTCTATTTACGGGAAATTGGGAAGGTGCCCCTCCTCAGCCCGGAGCAGGAAATCGCGTTAGGCAAACAGGTGCAGGCCATGATGCCGTTGCTGGCGCTAGAACAGCCCACCGCCGAACAGCAAAACATTATCCGCCACGGCCAACGCGCTAAAGCGCAAATGGTGCAGGCCAACCTACGGTTAGTCGTTGCTGTGGCCAAAAAGTATCAACGCCGGGGCTTGGAATTGTTGGATCTGATCCAGGAGGGAAATCTGGGCCTTAGCCGGGCGGTAGAGAAGTTTGATCCGACCAAGGGGTATCGCTTTTCAACCTACGCCTACTGGTGGATTCGTCAGGCCATGACCCGCTCGATCGCCCAACAGTCCCGCACGATCCGCCTACCCGTCCATATTACCGAAAAGCTCAACCGCATCAAAAGCATGAGCCGCCAACTCTCGCAACAATTGGGGCGCAAACCCACCATTACCGAACTGGCCACGGCCCTCGCGGTCGATCGCCAGGAAATTGAAAAACTCATCGAACATCACCGTCGGGCACGTCCGGTGTCATTAGACCTGCGGGTTGGCACTGAGCGAGATACCCAATTAGGAGAATTGCTGGAGTCCACGCAACCGTTACCGGATGAAGTCACCGATCTCATCCTGGTTCAGGATCAGATTGCCCTGTTACTTGAAATCTTGACCGAACGTGAACGCGAAGTCGTAATTGCTCGGTTTGGTCTCCAGGATGGGGAGCGCCGCTCCCTCGCTGAAATTGGTGAACTTCTCCACCTCAGTCGGGAACGGGTACGGCAACTGGAACGCAGTGCTCTGAACAAGTTACGCCGCCAATTCCCTAAACAAATGCAACATTGTTTAGGCTTAGTGGGTTAG
- the pabB gene encoding aminodeoxychorismate synthase component I — protein sequence MTVSTATCPFAIADFSPGAIATNGVVLYDAQAHQWLYFHQPVATFVAMYTDEVMPVLEAVQAAVDRQGYYAVGWLSYEAAPAFDPSFVVKAAADFPLAWFGVYPTPDRIHLPSLLSAPLITPEWTATITPADYQHAFAEIKHQIAQGNTYQVNFSLRLRSRFTADPWAYFQQLIQAQNCHYGAFVNLDNWAICCASPELFFRLDDFSKGTLHERTITCRPMKGTARRGLSYADDRQMAETLRHSLKNQAENVMIVDMIRNDLGRIARRGTVQVTELFAIEQYPTLWQMTSTVQALTDASWVEILRSLFPCASITGAPKTRTMQIIADLENSPRRIYTGTIGMLAPHRIAQFNVAIRTVLIDKCQQQAEYGTGGGIVWDSEGNSEWQECGTKTQILQPSYPTFELLESLRWDPETGYFLLDLHLERLQQSARYFDFSLNLAQVREYLDALTRSLPPKPHKIRLRVARSGVMQGETECLNEQGDPLLRVGWARTPINSEDVFLYHKTTRRDLYETAYATARQIHPDWDDVLLWNERGEVTESCFANLVVVREGQWYTPPVSSGLLAGTFRAWLLQQGKVQEHVLYRDDLDHCTGIYLVNSVRGMRPVLMATIVRETPHPKNQNYQDQH from the coding sequence GTGACTGTTTCGACTGCTACCTGTCCTTTCGCGATCGCTGACTTTTCGCCAGGGGCGATCGCGACCAATGGGGTGGTTCTTTATGATGCCCAGGCCCATCAGTGGCTTTATTTTCACCAACCTGTGGCCACATTTGTCGCCATGTACACTGATGAAGTGATGCCGGTTCTGGAGGCTGTGCAAGCTGCCGTTGATCGCCAGGGGTACTATGCTGTTGGCTGGCTTAGCTATGAAGCCGCCCCTGCGTTTGATCCGAGTTTTGTGGTTAAAGCGGCTGCCGATTTTCCCCTGGCCTGGTTTGGGGTCTATCCAACTCCTGACAGGATTCATCTGCCTAGCCTGCTGTCTGCCCCCCTGATTACCCCTGAGTGGACAGCCACGATCACCCCGGCAGACTATCAGCACGCCTTTGCTGAAATTAAGCACCAGATTGCCCAGGGGAATACCTACCAGGTGAACTTTTCCCTACGCCTGCGATCGCGCTTTACCGCTGATCCGTGGGCCTATTTTCAGCAGCTAATTCAGGCTCAAAATTGTCATTATGGTGCTTTTGTGAATCTGGATAACTGGGCAATTTGTTGCGCATCGCCAGAACTCTTTTTCCGGCTTGATGACTTCTCAAAGGGAACACTTCACGAGCGCACGATTACCTGTCGTCCGATGAAGGGAACAGCCCGTCGCGGCTTGAGTTATGCCGACGATCGCCAGATGGCTGAAACCTTGCGGCACTCGCTCAAAAACCAGGCAGAGAATGTCATGATCGTGGATATGATTCGCAACGATTTGGGGCGCATTGCACGGCGGGGAACAGTCCAGGTCACAGAACTCTTCGCGATCGAGCAATATCCCACCCTCTGGCAAATGACCTCAACGGTACAGGCGTTAACCGATGCCAGTTGGGTAGAGATTCTGCGATCGCTCTTTCCCTGTGCTTCGATTACCGGTGCTCCCAAAACCCGCACGATGCAGATTATTGCTGATTTAGAAAATTCACCCCGCCGGATTTATACCGGTACCATTGGCATGCTGGCCCCCCACCGCATCGCCCAATTCAATGTGGCAATTCGTACTGTTTTAATTGATAAGTGTCAGCAGCAGGCGGAGTATGGTACCGGAGGCGGGATTGTGTGGGATTCCGAGGGCAATAGCGAATGGCAAGAGTGTGGGACAAAAACCCAAATCTTGCAGCCATCTTATCCCACTTTTGAACTGCTGGAATCCCTACGCTGGGACCCAGAGACGGGCTATTTTTTGTTGGATTTACACCTGGAACGTCTCCAGCAATCGGCCCGCTATTTTGATTTTTCCCTTAACCTAGCGCAGGTGCGTGAGTATCTGGATGCCTTGACGCGATCGCTGCCGCCTAAACCCCACAAAATTCGCCTGCGGGTGGCGCGATCGGGCGTGATGCAGGGAGAAACCGAATGTTTAAATGAGCAAGGCGACCCACTACTCCGAGTTGGCTGGGCAAGAACTCCCATCAATTCTGAGGACGTTTTTCTGTACCACAAAACCACCCGGCGTGACCTGTATGAAACCGCCTATGCAACCGCCCGCCAGATACACCCGGATTGGGATGACGTGCTCCTGTGGAATGAACGGGGGGAAGTAACCGAATCCTGTTTTGCCAACCTAGTCGTTGTCCGCGAGGGCCAATGGTATACGCCCCCCGTGTCATCCGGCCTTTTAGCCGGTACCTTTCGGGCCTGGTTACTCCAACAGGGAAAGGTCCAGGAGCACGTTCTCTATCGGGATGATTTAGATCACTGTACGGGTATCTATCTGGTGAACTCAGTTCGGGGAATGCGGCCCGTACTGATGGCAACGATCGTCAGGGAAACCCCTCACCCGAAAAACCAAAATTATCAGGATCAACATTAG
- a CDS encoding DUF938 domain-containing protein: protein MTDVSDRSITDPSEIPHVRQHAPATYRNRDPILAVLQDVLPPDGTILEISSGTGEHAVFLAPRLAPRAWLPSDPNPVARASIAAWRDHLPSPNLYPPIALDTEDTCWPVEQSPLPTTLAGLDLQQMPIRAIVNINMIHIAPWSACLGLFAGAARILPVGGILYLYGPFMQNGRHTAPSNAEFDATLRARNPAWGVRDLDAVTAVAATHHFSLHKTVPMPANNLSVVFEKTAIGLAE, encoded by the coding sequence ATGACTGACGTATCAGATCGATCGATCACAGACCCATCAGAAATTCCCCATGTTCGCCAACACGCCCCTGCCACCTACCGCAATCGGGACCCCATTCTAGCGGTTCTCCAAGACGTTCTGCCGCCTGATGGGACGATTTTGGAGATATCGAGTGGCACGGGGGAACATGCCGTCTTTTTGGCGCCGCGTCTGGCCCCGCGTGCTTGGCTTCCCTCCGATCCCAATCCTGTCGCCCGTGCCAGTATTGCCGCCTGGCGAGACCATCTCCCCTCGCCCAATCTGTATCCCCCGATCGCCCTGGACACTGAAGATACCTGCTGGCCCGTAGAGCAGTCGCCCTTGCCCACTACCTTAGCAGGGCTGGATTTGCAGCAAATGCCAATTCGGGCGATCGTCAATATCAATATGATCCACATTGCCCCGTGGTCCGCCTGTTTGGGCCTGTTTGCGGGGGCAGCCCGAATTTTGCCCGTGGGTGGCATTCTCTACCTGTATGGTCCCTTTATGCAGAACGGACGCCACACGGCTCCGAGCAATGCTGAGTTTGATGCCACCCTCCGTGCTAGAAACCCCGCTTGGGGGGTCCGCGATCTGGATGCCGTGACGGCGGTGGCTGCTACCCACCACTTTTCCCTGCACAAAACAGTCCCGATGCCTGCGAATAATCTGTCGGTAGTGTTTGAGAAGACGGCGATCGGATTGGCAGAGTAG
- a CDS encoding DNA methyltransferase — translation MPSNALNKLALGSLQSEDYSRPEINQLRLEDRVVHDWYRFVLSFPPHLVQAYLNKFEIGDHQHVLDPFCGTGTTVVECKKLGIPSVGIEANPMAWFAGSVKQDWTPEPEALQAIAEAIAFTAATLIVESPTLRRLSPECEALTLKNSISPIPLHKTLILLDAIEQHSTQETIRHLKLALAKALVTTISNLRFGPEVGVGKLKEDAPVIEAWLQEVSTITQDLRQLQGLKAVPSQIYAADARQIQAVLLPQTIDAVITSPPYPNEKDYTRTTRLESVLLGFIKTKADLRTFKESLIRSNSRNVYKWDTDDRWVSQHSGIQAIAHEIETRRLELGKTSGFERSYHRAVKLYFGGMAKHLADLRPVLRAGAQLAYVVGDQRSYLRVMIRTGQILAELAEGLGYEVMGIDLFRTRTATITKEQVREEVVLLRWPGQWPDRPYPFSDFPLG, via the coding sequence GTGCCGTCTAATGCACTTAACAAACTAGCACTTGGCTCACTTCAAAGCGAGGACTATAGTCGGCCTGAAATTAATCAACTGCGCTTAGAAGACCGGGTGGTGCATGATTGGTATCGGTTTGTGCTGTCATTCCCGCCCCATCTGGTGCAGGCCTATTTGAACAAATTTGAAATTGGTGACCATCAGCACGTGCTTGATCCCTTTTGTGGCACCGGGACAACGGTAGTCGAGTGCAAAAAACTGGGAATTCCTAGCGTTGGAATTGAGGCGAATCCAATGGCCTGGTTTGCCGGGTCTGTTAAACAGGATTGGACACCGGAACCGGAGGCTTTGCAGGCGATCGCAGAAGCAATTGCCTTCACCGCTGCAACACTTATTGTTGAATCTCCGACCCTACGGCGCTTATCGCCTGAGTGTGAAGCTCTGACTTTGAAGAATTCCATTAGTCCTATTCCTCTTCATAAAACGCTGATCCTTCTAGATGCCATTGAGCAACATTCGACTCAGGAAACTATCCGTCATCTCAAGCTAGCTCTGGCAAAAGCACTGGTCACCACGATCAGTAATCTCCGCTTTGGACCAGAGGTGGGTGTGGGGAAGTTAAAAGAAGATGCCCCTGTGATTGAGGCTTGGCTCCAAGAAGTCAGCACGATCACCCAGGACTTAAGACAATTGCAAGGCTTAAAAGCCGTCCCCAGCCAAATCTATGCTGCTGATGCCCGTCAAATCCAGGCAGTCCTGCTCCCACAGACGATTGATGCTGTCATTACGTCGCCTCCCTATCCGAATGAGAAGGATTACACGCGTACAACCCGCCTCGAATCAGTCCTATTAGGCTTTATTAAAACCAAAGCCGATTTGCGCACCTTTAAGGAAAGTTTGATTCGCTCCAATAGCCGCAATGTGTATAAATGGGACACTGACGATCGCTGGGTGAGTCAGCATTCGGGTATTCAGGCGATCGCCCACGAAATTGAAACGCGACGCCTAGAACTCGGTAAAACCAGTGGCTTTGAACGCTCCTACCACCGTGCCGTAAAGCTATACTTTGGGGGAATGGCAAAACATTTAGCCGATCTGCGTCCTGTCCTACGGGCCGGTGCCCAACTGGCCTATGTAGTCGGAGATCAACGGTCCTACTTACGGGTCATGATTCGGACGGGCCAAATTTTAGCTGAACTGGCCGAAGGACTGGGTTATGAGGTGATGGGTATTGACCTTTTCCGAACTCGTACTGCAACCATTACCAAAGAGCAGGTCAGGGAAGAGGTGGTTCTGCTACGTTGGCCCGGACAATGGCCCGATCGCCCCTATCCTTTCAGTGATTTTCCCTTGGGCTAG
- a CDS encoding adenylyltransferase/cytidyltransferase family protein, with the protein MKPPVYSLVSLQAMIAANPARWRPLVLTNGCFDLLHVGHLRYLQAARCLGRSLVVGVNSDQSVQALKPALPGYPPRPIVPEQQRAELLAALKPVDGVVIFEERTACQLIKTLQPEIYVKGGDYTLDTLPEAPTVQAYGGQIQLIAIEVPISTSALLDRILLAHLS; encoded by the coding sequence ATGAAACCCCCTGTCTATTCCCTTGTCAGCCTCCAGGCGATGATTGCTGCCAATCCAGCCCGTTGGCGACCGCTGGTGCTGACCAATGGGTGTTTTGATCTACTCCACGTGGGTCACCTACGATATCTGCAAGCAGCCCGATGCCTGGGGCGATCGTTGGTCGTTGGGGTCAATAGTGACCAGTCTGTGCAAGCGCTCAAACCCGCACTACCCGGCTATCCCCCTCGCCCAATCGTGCCGGAACAGCAACGAGCGGAACTGCTGGCAGCCCTCAAGCCCGTGGATGGAGTGGTGATTTTTGAAGAAAGAACCGCCTGCCAATTGATTAAAACCCTGCAACCTGAAATCTATGTCAAAGGGGGAGACTATACCCTTGACACCTTACCAGAAGCCCCAACCGTGCAAGCCTATGGTGGCCAGATTCAGCTAATCGCTATTGAGGTACCGATCTCCACCAGTGCCCTCCTCGATCGGATCCTGCTTGCCCATTTATCATAA
- a CDS encoding TIGR04376 family protein — MGLLDDFSRFLETRLEEFLRAHPQLELQALEEQLREQEEDTLRLVADLQRQEQQLQAQILETAQEIQRWHIRIEKAKQARPDLVEPAQQREAALLRHGNQLWGQMQGAKQRQQQAQNLLRQIQERRQQVKAKAAELETARAAAKAQTEVNWATRGWNEAYSQTRRDQTDPLEEQFRRLELEEEMAAMKQQMGR; from the coding sequence ATGGGTTTATTAGACGATTTCAGCCGCTTTCTCGAAACCCGCCTGGAAGAATTTCTGCGGGCACATCCCCAGTTAGAACTCCAGGCACTGGAAGAACAACTGCGAGAACAGGAAGAAGACACCCTGCGGCTGGTAGCGGATTTGCAACGGCAAGAGCAGCAATTGCAGGCACAAATCCTGGAAACTGCCCAGGAAATCCAACGCTGGCATATTCGGATCGAAAAGGCGAAGCAAGCCCGCCCTGATCTGGTTGAACCTGCCCAGCAACGGGAGGCTGCTCTCCTGCGCCACGGCAATCAACTCTGGGGCCAAATGCAAGGAGCTAAACAACGCCAACAGCAGGCCCAAAACCTGTTACGACAAATTCAGGAACGTCGCCAACAGGTAAAAGCCAAAGCCGCTGAACTTGAAACTGCCCGTGCAGCGGCTAAGGCTCAGACCGAGGTAAACTGGGCAACACGGGGATGGAATGAAGCCTATTCCCAAACCCGTCGCGATCAAACCGACCCCTTGGAGGAACAATTCCGTCGCCTAGAATTAGAAGAGGAGATGGCGGCAATGAAGCAGCAAATGGGACGCTAG
- a CDS encoding STAS domain-containing protein, with protein sequence MLIQDQIHPLTVTDFDGTLLLQLPARLSNYEAPLFTQVCQQLLQKRPSSKQIVMDCSQTSFLDRYGLDALVTNINLARQQGVALTLRNVHPAMRVVLSITGLEEVSAIEAVN encoded by the coding sequence ATGTTGATTCAAGACCAGATACATCCACTGACAGTCACTGACTTCGACGGTACGCTACTCCTACAATTACCGGCAAGGTTGAGTAACTACGAAGCCCCTCTGTTTACCCAAGTGTGTCAGCAACTTTTGCAAAAGAGACCTTCCTCCAAGCAAATCGTGATGGATTGTAGCCAGACTTCCTTTTTAGATCGTTATGGTTTGGATGCACTGGTTACCAATATCAATCTTGCCCGTCAACAAGGAGTGGCCCTGACGTTGCGTAATGTGCATCCGGCTATGCGGGTGGTTCTCTCGATTACCGGTTTAGAAGAGGTCTCGGCGATCGAAGCCGTCAACTAG
- a CDS encoding SMI1/KNR4 family protein, which translates to MSLSTLQQALQQIDQSLQAIAPALAGHLRSGLTAAHIRAKLASLPLQLPAEVYTLYQWHDGSDLEHPVELLPNYRFLCLDEVLAVYAQTVAIYEGVDCEEGRSRYTPTWFPLFAEDGNYYLVQGVDRGVDPPPTTAPILDFCSEDPETPVVFDSLTAMMQAIAACWQSGAYRVEPLAESQFHTVGDNSCARLWLTYQPERSAQLAALIRGETAQLTPEQRRQSYRDLVATQPELALSILSAELATRSQTDPDHCFDLIHALGQLQTPAATASLLPYLNHAHQGIRAAVVGILVWAVPTPILQAVPNLAAIVPSLLSLFNREPDEE; encoded by the coding sequence ATGTCCCTGAGTACCCTTCAGCAAGCGCTTCAGCAGATCGACCAGTCTCTGCAAGCGATCGCGCCCGCGTTGGCAGGTCACCTGCGATCAGGATTGACGGCGGCACACATCAGGGCAAAATTGGCATCGCTGCCCTTACAACTCCCGGCTGAGGTCTATACTCTGTACCAATGGCACGATGGCAGTGATCTAGAACACCCGGTTGAACTCTTACCGAATTATCGTTTCCTATGCCTCGACGAGGTGTTGGCAGTGTATGCCCAAACCGTCGCAATTTACGAAGGTGTGGACTGTGAAGAGGGACGATCGCGCTACACCCCCACCTGGTTTCCCCTATTTGCCGAGGACGGCAACTATTATCTCGTGCAGGGGGTAGACCGAGGGGTCGATCCGCCGCCAACAACGGCGCCAATTTTAGATTTTTGCAGTGAAGATCCGGAAACTCCAGTGGTTTTTGATTCCCTCACGGCCATGATGCAGGCGATCGCGGCCTGTTGGCAGTCTGGGGCCTACCGGGTAGAACCGCTGGCAGAAAGCCAGTTTCACACGGTTGGGGACAATAGCTGCGCTCGTCTGTGGCTCACCTATCAACCCGAACGATCCGCCCAACTGGCAGCGCTGATCCGGGGGGAAACTGCCCAGCTCACGCCGGAACAGCGACGTCAGAGCTATAGGGACCTGGTGGCTACGCAGCCAGAACTGGCTCTGTCGATCTTAAGCGCAGAACTGGCGACCCGCAGTCAAACTGACCCGGACCACTGCTTCGACCTAATCCATGCGCTAGGCCAGTTACAAACCCCAGCGGCAACAGCTAGCTTGTTACCCTACCTGAACCATGCGCATCAGGGCATTCGAGCGGCTGTGGTGGGGATACTCGTTTGGGCTGTACCCACTCCCATCCTCCAGGCAGTCCCGAACCTGGCCGCGATCGTGCCGTCGTTGCTCTCTCTGTTCAACCGTGAACCCGACGAGGAATAG